The Salvelinus sp. IW2-2015 linkage group LG4q.2, ASM291031v2, whole genome shotgun sequence genome includes the window ATACATTCATACTGTTCATGAATTTGTTATTTAAGCCTGCCAGCACTATCTTGCAGATGTCCTCCAGCACAGGTAGTCTCCAATGAAGACTGACATCAAACAAAGTCCATAGGCTGTACAGTTTCAATTATAGTCTTATTCAAAGTTgacttaaaggtgcaatatgcagaaatcgcaccgccatttcctggttgcaaaaattctaatagttcgcctaatttccttttatttgacaaaacaagcaatgtaaagTGGTGAGAATCTTTGTACCATcaaaaccgctgtgaaatatatgcTATGTTTAAAGCTGTTGTACagaaccgaaagtaaaagacgctaAAATAAACtttcaaaaaacaacaacagtaaaacaACAATCAATATCGACATTTCACTGTCAATCATGTTACTGGTATGCAAATCTGACACATTTCAGCATGGAATTAAACATCAAGTAATAAATAATCAAACAGTGCAGATATCAACTGTCATAGTCAACTCAATCATGTTACAAGTATGCAAATCATCAAGACACATTTCAGCATGGCTAAGAACCCACTAACAAAAATCTCCTCAGAGTCAAGTGAAGCTACCTAGCCATTTCATTTGCACTCGCCCTCAAAACACAATGTCAACAGCAgaatgatatcaaatcaaatcaaactttatttgtcacatgcgccgaatacagcaagtgtagaccttacagtgaaatgcttacttacaagcccttaaccaacagtgcagttcaagaagagttaagaaaatatttaccaaataaactaaagtaaaaaataataaaaagtaacacaataacataacaataacgaggctatatacagggggcagggagaggtgaggggagtggtaaTTGAGGAGAGATATCTTGCAGGTCGCTGGCTCCACCCCCaagccttatatggacttcctgccccaacgaggCAAGACTGTGTTTCGTTAAGCCAGGGAACACTTGGGGATAAAATAGGAAAATGCCTGCACAAACAGGTAGAGAAGGTGAGATACAAGAGAGTTAtgaagagtgagagaaaagagagttaTGAAAGTTAtgaagagtgagagaaaagagagcgaaaTCTGTGTGAGTACCCGTTCTGACCTGGACTGTCGGACTACCTCATTTAAAATGACCTCCCTTGTGTACCAGACCAGATTGGCTGAGAACTCGAGTGTGAGGATTACCCTTGAAAAACGGAACAGACAACATGAACGGCTTGTGGACTGTGAGGTGATTGGTCAATTCCGCCTCCTTTTCCCGTGTACAAAAACCCCTAATAAACTTCCCTTTTGCATTCTATTTGTGCTACTGGTGCTTGTTTTGTTACTGAACTTGGTCAagtggaaaccccacacccttgagcctgctacagggggtacaggttagaggtaatttgtacatgtaggtaggggtgaagcgactatgcatagataataaacatcgagtagcatcagtgtaaaaaaaatggggggagggggggggtcaatgtaatagtccggtggcaatttgatttaattgttaagcagtcttatggcttgggggtagaagctgttaaggagccttttggtcctagacttggcactccggtactgcttgccgtgtggtaggatagaaaagtctatgacttgagtctctgacaattttaaggtctttcctctgacaccgcatattataggtcctggattgcaagaagcttggccccagtgatgtactgggccgtacccacaaccctctgtagcgccttacggtcagatgccgagcagttgccataccaggtggtgatgaaccggtcaggatgctcttgatggtgcagctgtaaaactttttgaggatctggggacccatgccaaatcttttcagtctcctgaaggggaaaaggttttgtcgtgccctcttcacaactgtcttggtgtgtttggaccatgatagattgttggtgatgtggacaccaaagaacttgaaactctcgacccgctccactacagcccagttgatgttaatgggggcctgttcggcccgccttttcctgtagtccacaatcatctcctttgtcttgctcacaatgagggagatgttgttgtcctggcaccacactgcgaggtctctgacctcctataggctgtcttgttttcggtgatcaggccgaccactgttgtgtcgtcagcaaacttaatgatggtgttggagtcgtgtttggccacgcagtcatgggtgaacagggagtacaggagaggactaagtacacacccctgaggggccccagtgttgaggatcagcgtggcagacgtgttgttgcctacccttaccacctgggggtggcctgtcaggaagtccaggatccagttgcagaaggaggtgtttagtcccagggtccttagcttagtgatgagcttcgtgggcactatggtattgaacgctgagctgtagtcaattaacagcattctcacataggtgtgccttttgtccaggtgggaaagggcagtgtggattgagatcgcgtcatctgtggatctgttggggcgatatgcgaattggagtgggtctagggtatctgggaggatgctgttgacgtgagccatgaccagcctttcaaagcacttcatggctactgatgtgagtgctacggggctgtaatcatttaggcaggttaccttcacttccttgggcacagggactatggtggtctgcttgaaacatgtaggtattacagactcagtcagggagaggttgaaaatgtcagtgaagacacttgccagttggtccgtgcatgctttgcgTACACGTCCTGGCAATCCATCTGGgcccgtggctttgtgaatgttgacctgcttaaaaacttcttagggatagggggcagtattctgaAGTTCGggtgactgaggtgcccaaagtaaactgcctgttactcaggcccagaagctatgatatgcatataattggtagtattggatagaaaacactttgaagtatcTAAGACTGTTAGATtcatatctgtgagtataacagaactgatatggcaggcaaaaacccgaggagaatccatccagaaATTGTTTTTGAGGTCACCACCCATTGAAATGGCTGTCTATGGAAAAATCTATGGAATACCTCCcaggttgcagttcctatggcttccactagatgtcaacagtctttggaaagggtttcaggcttgttttttgaaaaatttgttggaatgtagtttttctaggtggctctcattttgactgtagtcttgtggcgcgcgtggatgagggcgcgcacttggttatttatctccggtaatgatcatactgttctccgtcttaaattgtatcatttatttacatattagggtacctgaggattgattataaacgttgtttgacttgtttggacgaagttaaGTGATAACTTTTgcgattcctttgtatgcattttgaatgaggggaacaggtggattactgaatcaagcgcgccaactaaactgacttttttgggatataaagaaggactttatcgaacaaaacaaccatttgttatgtagctgggacccttgtgattgcaaaaagaggaagatcttcaaaggtaagtaatttattttatcgctatttctgactttcgtgatgcctctgcttgtttggaaaatgtttgtaatgcttttgtaRgcggggcgctgtcctcagataattgcatagtatgctttcgccgtaaagcctttttgaaatctgacaaagcggctggattaacaagaagttaagcttttatacgatgtaagacacttgtattttcctgaacgtttaatattacaatttttgtattttgaatttcgcgctttgcaatttcactggatgatGTCGAggtgtgccgctagcggcacgtctagcccaaagaggttaaaaaggtcttgctcacattggctaccaagagcgttatcacacagtcattcagaacagctggtgctcttgtgcatgcttcagtgttgcttgcctcgaagcgagcataaaaggcatttagctcgtctggtaggctcgcgtcactgggaaactcgcgtctgggtttccctttgtagtccgtaatagttttcaagccctgccacatccgatgagcgtcagagccggtgtagtaggattcaatcttaatcctgtattgacactttgcttgtttaatGGTTCATctcagggcatagcaggatttcttataggcgtccggataagtgtcccgctccttgaaagcggcagctcttgcctttagctcgatgcggaggttgcctgtaatccacggcttctagttgggatatgtacgtacggtcactgtggggacgacgccgtcgatgcacttattgatggagCCGATGACTGAGacggtatactcctcaatgccattggatgaatcccggaacatattccagtctgtgctagcaaaacagttctgtagcgtagcatccgcgtcatctgaccacttccgtatttagcgagtcactggtacttcctgctttcatttttgcttgtaagcaagaatcagcaggatagaattatggtcagatttgccaaatgtagggcgggggagagctttgtatgcatttctgtgtgtggagtaaaaggtggtctagagttttttttccctacGGTTGCACATGTgatatgctggtaaaaatttggtaaaactgatttaagtttgactgcattaaagtccccggccactaggagcgccgcttctgggtgagaattttcttgtttgtcatggccttatagagttggttgagtgccgtcttagtgccatcatcggtctgtggtggtaaatagacgccTACGAATactatagatgagaactctcttggtagatagtgtggtctacaacttatcataaggtactctacctcaggcgagcaataccatAACTTCTCTGTTCTGCTGGTGTATTGCAAAtcctccagctctatattatccatgttgtcgttcagccacaactcggtgaaacaaaagatattacatttcttaatgtcctgttggtaggataatcgtaagtCATCAATTTTCTTTTCCAATCATtacatgttagcaagtagaattgataGCGGTGGGAGTTTACTCCGCCTACGGaatctcagaaggcagcccgatctgcgtcctcttttcctccgtcttttcttcacgcaaatgacagggatctgTGCCTGTTCCCAcgagagcagtatatctttctcgtcagactcgttaaaggaaaaatctttgtggtgagtaatcccagttctgatgttcagaagtcattttcggtcataagagacagtagcagcaacattatgtacaagataattaaaaaaacaatgcaaacaatgcaaaaaacggaaaacaaaatagcacaattagGTACGGGCATGTAGAActtcagccatcctcttcggcgccattTTAACAAGTCTGAAAGCACAGATAGGATAATGAGCCAAatgtttcaccggatgtataaatctgaagcatccggATGGCATTTCCACTCACCACAAAATATGGTAATGAGAGACAGCCCAGTGGCCGGTAGATgaagcgagatggattttggccgaagTTCTGCAAATTTTGTCATTGATGCAACATTTGATcccaatacagttttctgttcccaaaactagaatctgctatgaacagagtggactacgttTTTAATACTTTAGCCTTtgcaaaagttttcaaaaatgttgttgtttagaaggagcgcaagggcgaattgagttattgcacacacgcGCTTCACAAAGTAGGCattccctaatggaaatatgcaaatacatgccaGAATGTGCCAATAGGATTTAgctagcttgtgcttggctctgcccacctcattGCTTGTTCTGCCCGCTAtaattaatttgctcccattggaaataacaggctgtggtctatcttgggttagttatacaaatctttggtaCAAGTACAACCCACAGAGATTAACTAGAAAAAGCACAAGTTCCTCCAAAAATGTACTGTAGTACATGTAACTGTTACTTGTAGCACATTACTACCCACCTCTGAGCAGAGGGAATGTGGCCTGCAGGCTACAGGCTTCCCAGATCACCAAGCTGGCTTTGGGGCTTCCTATGTTGACCAGCACAGACTGAGGGGACATAAAAATGTCAGATCCCTTCATGGTCCCAACAAAGAATGAGATAACACCAATAAGCCCCACTTGAGGCTGAGTTTCTGTGTTTCAGCCATGTGGTAGGAGATCTATCATCAACAGTTATTTGTATTAAGCTGGAGAGAggttttgtcacgttcctgaccttatttcctttgtttagtctgtgTTTAGTTGgccaggacgtgagctgggtgggtatattctatgttgtgtgtttcattGGGAGGTGTGTCtgattagcctgatatggttctcaatcagaggcaggtgttttacgttgtctctgattgggaaccaRatttaggtaggctgtgttcactgtttgtttgtgggtgattgttcctgttcgtgcgttatttgtgttttattatattctcaagttcaggactgtagcgtcgttgggtttcgttttgtttattgttttgttcgtcttaaagaaagtattcaaataaatatggatacataccacgctgcgatttggtccccCTCTCCTTCAACCAACGATGAGAGTCGTTACAGGTTTAAATGTTTTGTTCTTACAGGACAAGTTGCACCTACTGTTACATCAGTTAATAATTACAAGATTGTGAGTGCTGTCAACTTTAATCTCCTCAAAAAGAAAAGGTACCAGTAACAATGTATACCCATTTTCCATAATTTCAAACATTCTGGAATAGTAGTAACACCTCAGAAATCTGAGGAGGGGTGACTAactaaaacatttatgatgttgcACATTGTTATCGATTAAGTTGTTTCTAAACCGTCAATGGGAGCCAAGGAAAAACACTTTTTGCCAGGGTCAGTGACACTCAGAATGTGGATGGCATATTTTTTGAGCAGCCTAGATTCAGAACATTGACAATGATGAACCCCACATTACTGAATGAGTTAAGGGCATGTTATGTCACCCTGTGTCCTGGAGCAAAGCATGCTGCATTATTGAAAATACAGTAGACTGAAAAGATGGGCAGTGTTTGCGCCAGAAATTGTGTACCTAAACCAGTGTTAGTGTTCCTTTGTAATCAACCTGTATGAGATAAGAAATATAATGTATTATGTACTCAAAATCAGTACTAATATAACTTCAATGTACAGTTTCTACAATGGAAGTGAATGCATCTCTTTACCTCAGGACGTTTCAGCTCTTCTGTCACATAATTCAAGTTATTCCATCCATCGTAGGACCACAGTCCCTGGTAGAAAGCAATACCTATCGGATTGATGCCCAAGTTGGTCCCATTAAAAGAATCCTCAAAACTTTCTGTTTCCCCTCTGACGAGCAACACCACTCCTCCAATAATTATTACTGAAAGAGCCAGCACCTTGGCCACCATGAAGAACACTTGCATTGACATGGAGAATCGTACATTCAGACAGTTAACAATGGCTGTCACCACAATCCCTGCTGCAGCCACACACTTCACCACCAGCTGTGGGCATGGACAGTCCTGGTAGAAAGGTGCCAATGCATATTCAGCAAAGCTCAGTGAGATCCCTGCCACACTGGCAGGTCTCACAAATATGACTGAGCTGAAAATTAAAATGAAGGCCAATACTGGGCCTGACGTCCGTAGGATATAGATGTACTCTCCCCCCGACTCTCGGATGACTGTCCCCAGTTCAGCATAGCAGAGAGAGCCAAGCACAGCCAGCAGGCCACAAGCAGCCCAGACCACCAGGCTTCCTCCTGGGCTTCCTATGTTGACCAGAACGAATTGAGGGGACATAAAAATCCCAGATCCAATCATAGTGCCAGCCACAAGTGACACAGCGCCAACCAGTCCCACTTCCCGTTTCAGGCTGAGCTTCTGTGATTTGCCATCCAGAACTTCAACTGCTGGAAATTTGTCCTCACCAGTCATGTTTTACCATAGACCAACAAGATATTTCCTGAAGTAAAGCTTCAGTCTGTGTCCAAGTCACTTGTACCACCATTGAGT containing:
- the LOC111963398 gene encoding b(0,+)-type amino acid transporter 1-like yields the protein MTGEDKFPAVEVLDGKSQKLSLKREVGLVGAVSLVAGTMIGSGIFMSPQFVLVNIGSPGGSLVVWAACGLLAVLGSLCYAELGTVIRESGGEYIYILRTSGPVLAFILIFSSVIFVRPASVAGISLSFAEYALAPFYQDCPCPQLVVKCVAAAGIVVTAIVNCLNVRFSMSMQVFFMVAKVLALSVIIIGGVVLLVRGETESFEDSFNGTNLGINPIGIAFYQGLWSYDGWNNLNYVTEELKRPEVNLPRAVMIAIPMVTMLYLLVNVSYLAAMTPRELMLSSAVAVTWGNKVLGRWGWVMSIAAALSAFGSLNGTFFSGGRVCFVAAREGHMPDILAMAHVNRLTPSPALIFTTAISLLVLIPGDFQSIVNFFSFTAWFFYTITLSGLLYLKIKKPELPRTYSVPIVIPILVIMAAIFLVMAPIIDNPAIEYLYVTIFIFSGVLVYVPFIHYKLCPGLLEKVTVFLQLFLEVAPADKNV